A stretch of Myxococcus hansupus DNA encodes these proteins:
- a CDS encoding SulP family inorganic anion transporter, whose product MSNPKSPEGGGTPWKTLAADLPASLVVFLVALPLCMGIALASGAPIVSGLIAGVIGGIVVGLFGGVPLQVSGPAAGLAVMVFGFIQTMGLAMTCAAVAVAGVIQMILGGLKVARGALAISPAVIHGMMAGIGILIVLGQVHIVMGGAPQSNAWQNLKELPGQIADLHGAATLLGLLTIGLMVAWQFVPAKLKKIPGPLIAVVGATTVAAFVGADVARVDLPENIFASIQPPTLPKGDWGTFAAAVLSLALVASAESLLSAVATDKMHTGPRANLDKELFGQGLANTLSGLAGGLPITGVIVRSATNITAGAKSRWSGTLHGVWLLLFATLLGSVAGLVPLTVLAGLLVFVGAKLVNVHHIRELQKRGELAVYLVTVAGVVGVNLLAGIGMGLAFAILRLLWHLGSVKVEVQQQPDASYLVRISGALTFVGVPKLSSALAQVPSGSKVELDLAVQTLDHSGHEALESWCDTHRKTGGTVFTESLEDVWSRKGTVKSSAPAVVDAPNHNTLVSGGAQ is encoded by the coding sequence ATGTCGAATCCGAAGAGTCCTGAGGGTGGCGGTACCCCGTGGAAGACGCTGGCCGCGGACCTGCCTGCATCGCTGGTGGTCTTCCTGGTCGCGCTGCCGCTGTGCATGGGCATCGCGCTGGCCTCTGGCGCGCCCATCGTCTCCGGCCTCATCGCGGGCGTGATTGGCGGCATCGTGGTGGGCCTGTTCGGTGGCGTGCCGCTCCAGGTGAGTGGCCCCGCGGCGGGACTCGCGGTGATGGTCTTCGGCTTCATCCAGACGATGGGCCTGGCCATGACGTGCGCGGCGGTGGCCGTCGCTGGCGTCATCCAGATGATTCTCGGTGGCCTGAAGGTGGCGCGCGGTGCGCTGGCCATCTCGCCCGCCGTCATCCACGGGATGATGGCCGGCATCGGCATCCTCATCGTCCTGGGACAGGTCCACATCGTCATGGGCGGCGCGCCCCAGTCGAACGCGTGGCAGAACCTGAAGGAGCTGCCGGGGCAGATCGCCGACCTGCACGGCGCCGCGACGCTGCTGGGCCTGCTGACCATTGGCTTGATGGTCGCGTGGCAGTTCGTCCCCGCGAAGCTGAAGAAGATTCCGGGACCGCTCATCGCCGTGGTGGGCGCCACCACGGTGGCCGCGTTCGTGGGCGCCGACGTGGCGCGCGTGGACCTGCCGGAGAACATCTTCGCCAGCATCCAGCCGCCCACGCTGCCCAAGGGGGACTGGGGCACCTTCGCCGCGGCGGTGCTGTCGCTGGCGCTGGTGGCCAGCGCGGAGTCGCTCCTGAGCGCGGTGGCCACGGACAAGATGCACACCGGCCCTCGGGCGAACCTGGACAAGGAGCTCTTTGGTCAGGGCCTGGCGAACACGCTGTCCGGCCTCGCGGGCGGTCTGCCCATCACCGGCGTCATCGTGCGCAGCGCCACCAACATCACCGCCGGCGCGAAGTCGCGGTGGTCGGGCACGCTGCACGGCGTGTGGCTGCTCCTGTTCGCCACGCTGCTCGGCTCCGTCGCGGGCCTGGTGCCCCTCACGGTGCTGGCCGGTCTGCTGGTGTTCGTCGGCGCCAAGCTGGTGAACGTCCACCACATTCGCGAGCTGCAGAAGCGCGGTGAGCTGGCCGTGTACCTGGTGACGGTGGCCGGCGTGGTCGGCGTCAACCTGCTGGCCGGCATCGGCATGGGCCTGGCGTTCGCCATCCTGCGCCTGCTGTGGCACCTGGGCAGCGTCAAGGTGGAGGTCCAGCAGCAGCCGGACGCGTCGTATCTGGTTCGAATCTCGGGCGCGCTGACGTTCGTCGGTGTACCCAAGTTGTCCAGCGCGCTCGCCCAGGTCCCCTCGGGGTCCAAGGTGGAGCTGGACCTGGCGGTGCAGACACTGGACCACTCCGGGCATGAGGCCTTGGAGAGCTGGTGTGACACGCACCGCAAGACGGGCGGCACGGTGTTCACCGAGTCGCTCGAGGATGTCTGGAGCCGTAAGGGAACGGTCAAGTCGAGCGCGCCCGCGGTCGTCGACGCTCCCAACCACAACACGCTTGTTTCTGGAGGTGCGCAGTGA
- a CDS encoding carbonic anhydrase, giving the protein MRKLIRGLLDFQLNARSNYREKFALLAQGQKPDCLFIACSDSRVVPNLLVSTDPGDLFVVRNVGNMMPPSDSKGQSTGDQSEAAALEFSLRNLPVEDIVVCGHSSCGAMKAVLAGGVGPEHPNLNGWLEHGKVALTRLKDNSKLGEGLPDHDRLSQHNVLLQMEHIASYPWVKERLEAGTLRLHGWWFDIGTAQVHAWRSAVGRFIPMDELVGEALLRELGTDSNAALKNGNGHLSVAASNP; this is encoded by the coding sequence GTGAGGAAGCTCATCCGCGGTCTGTTGGATTTTCAGCTCAACGCCCGTTCCAACTACCGTGAGAAGTTCGCGTTGCTGGCGCAGGGGCAGAAGCCGGATTGTCTCTTCATCGCGTGCTCGGACAGCCGCGTCGTCCCGAACCTGCTCGTGTCCACCGACCCGGGTGACCTCTTCGTGGTCCGCAACGTGGGCAACATGATGCCGCCGTCGGACTCCAAGGGGCAGTCGACGGGCGACCAGTCCGAGGCCGCCGCGCTGGAGTTCTCGCTGCGCAACCTGCCGGTGGAGGACATCGTCGTGTGTGGCCACTCGAGCTGCGGCGCGATGAAGGCCGTCCTCGCCGGCGGCGTGGGCCCGGAGCACCCGAACCTCAACGGCTGGCTGGAGCACGGCAAGGTCGCGCTGACGCGCCTGAAGGACAACTCCAAGCTGGGCGAGGGCCTGCCGGACCACGACCGCCTGTCCCAGCACAACGTGCTGCTGCAGATGGAGCACATCGCCAGCTATCCGTGGGTGAAGGAGCGGCTCGAGGCGGGCACGCTGCGCCTGCACGGCTGGTGGTTCGACATCGGCACCGCGCAGGTCCACGCCTGGCGCTCCGCCGTGGGCCGCTTCATCCCCATGGATGAGCTGGTGGGTGAGGCCCTGCTGCGCGAGCTGGGCACGGACAGCAACGCCGCGCTGAAGAACGGCAACGGCCACCTGTCCGTGGCCGCCAGCAACCCGTAG
- a CDS encoding sulfite exporter TauE/SafE family protein: MTPFLFMLVVLGFSVGAGLLGSLLGIGGGLILIPVLTLLLKVDIQYAVGASIVSVIATSSGAAAAYVRDRMANTRVAMFLELATTAGALSGAFLSGMVGGRGVYFVFGAVMAWSALVMLRRMRVAAEAPVPADALADRLALHGSYWDESQGREVAYRVTRPLAGLGLMYVAGTVSGMLGIGSGALKVPAMDLAMRLPLKVSTATSNFMIGVTAAASAGVYFARGNIDPFIAGPVCVGVTLGAWLGSRHLMARVNSTWLRALFVGVLLWVSFEMLRKGWAP; this comes from the coding sequence ATGACTCCCTTCCTCTTCATGCTCGTCGTCCTGGGATTCTCCGTGGGCGCGGGACTGCTGGGTTCGCTCCTGGGTATCGGCGGCGGACTCATCCTGATTCCCGTCCTCACGCTGCTCCTGAAAGTGGACATCCAGTACGCGGTGGGGGCGTCCATCGTCTCCGTCATCGCGACGTCCAGCGGCGCCGCCGCCGCGTACGTCCGCGACCGGATGGCCAACACCCGCGTCGCCATGTTCCTGGAGCTGGCCACCACGGCGGGGGCGCTCAGCGGCGCCTTCCTGTCGGGCATGGTGGGTGGGCGTGGGGTGTACTTCGTGTTCGGCGCCGTCATGGCGTGGTCCGCGCTGGTGATGCTGCGGCGGATGCGCGTGGCCGCGGAGGCGCCGGTGCCGGCGGATGCCCTGGCGGACCGGCTGGCCCTGCACGGCAGCTACTGGGACGAGTCGCAGGGCCGCGAGGTGGCCTACCGCGTGACGCGGCCGCTCGCGGGCCTGGGGCTGATGTACGTGGCGGGCACGGTGAGCGGCATGCTGGGCATCGGCTCGGGGGCGCTGAAGGTGCCGGCCATGGACCTGGCCATGCGGCTGCCCCTCAAGGTGTCCACGGCCACCAGCAACTTCATGATTGGCGTGACGGCGGCGGCCAGCGCGGGTGTGTACTTCGCGCGCGGCAACATCGACCCGTTCATCGCGGGGCCGGTGTGCGTGGGCGTGACGCTGGGCGCGTGGCTGGGCTCTCGCCACCTGATGGCCCGGGTGAACAGCACCTGGCTGCGCGCGCTCTTCGTGGGCGTGTTGCTGTGGGTGTCCTTCGAAATGCTGCGCAAGGGATGGGCGCCATGA
- a CDS encoding DUF1634 domain-containing protein, with product MSDTSNPEPRGPEATASLRDESGPLQPEVLISDLLRYGVAASLSLVTLGTVVTFFRHPDYLVSSEALQRLTSPHPVPHTLRDVLTGALAARGQAFVMAGLLVMMAVPVMRVALSLLIFRQQKDRLYVGITSAVLAMLILSFLLGAVH from the coding sequence ATGAGCGACACGTCGAATCCCGAGCCGCGCGGCCCCGAGGCCACCGCCTCGCTTCGCGACGAAAGCGGGCCGCTCCAGCCGGAGGTGCTCATCAGCGACCTGCTGCGCTACGGCGTGGCCGCCAGCCTGTCCCTGGTGACGCTGGGCACGGTGGTGACGTTCTTCCGCCACCCCGACTACCTCGTCTCGTCGGAGGCGCTCCAGCGCCTCACCTCGCCCCACCCGGTGCCGCACACCCTGAGGGACGTGCTGACGGGCGCCCTGGCCGCGCGGGGCCAGGCCTTCGTCATGGCGGGGCTGCTGGTGATGATGGCCGTGCCGGTGATGCGGGTGGCGCTGTCGCTGCTCATCTTCCGGCAGCAGAAGGACCGGCTCTACGTGGGCATCACCAGCGCGGTGCTGGCCATGCTCATCCTGTCCTTCCTGCTGGGCGCAGTGCACTGA
- a CDS encoding SixA phosphatase family protein, whose protein sequence is MSARDLPLLLVRHAVAEDSHVLGDEARALTAEGRAAFRHHARKLARLTPLRGIITSPLVRAVQTAELLAEAFGASSVEVHPALLPQRGAHKRVIDLARERGPGWALVGHNPSLERAAQRALEHELPDKLRKGAALALHPLKNGGFTLAWWATPGKPVKRPGDLR, encoded by the coding sequence ATGTCAGCTCGTGACCTGCCGCTGCTCCTCGTCCGCCACGCCGTCGCGGAGGACTCCCACGTCCTGGGCGACGAAGCCCGCGCCCTCACCGCGGAGGGCCGAGCCGCCTTCCGTCATCACGCGCGGAAGCTGGCGCGCCTCACGCCCCTTCGCGGCATCATCACCAGTCCGCTCGTCCGGGCCGTCCAGACGGCGGAGCTGCTCGCCGAGGCCTTCGGCGCGTCCAGCGTGGAGGTCCACCCCGCCCTGCTGCCCCAGCGCGGCGCGCACAAGCGCGTCATCGACCTGGCGCGCGAGCGCGGCCCGGGCTGGGCGCTGGTGGGCCACAACCCCTCCCTGGAGCGCGCCGCCCAGCGCGCCCTGGAGCATGAGCTGCCGGACAAGCTCCGCAAGGGCGCCGCGCTGGCCCTGCACCCGCTGAAGAATGGCGGCTTCACGCTGGCGTGGTGGGCCACGCCGGGCAAGCCGGTGAAGCGCCCCGGCGACTTGCGCTGA
- a CDS encoding sensor histidine kinase, with translation MPLRATLLPLLLPPLIVAVLVALLDGPKEVVAAALVALAGSLMSLGLSRGTLQRQLDLLARQTRDRAEGSPASVPPPPERLEEMAGLEGAIDSLHAQMTARTAQLNQEARTLTAVLDGMAEGVWVTDAEGTVVRHNDALRDFLLPTTGGPLTGQRPLAVIRNEALHDAVIRACRDGASSHLELTLEGLFPRTLSVRVTPLAKDLPGSAAVFHDITELRRLEKVRKDFVANVSHELRTPITAVRGYAETLQGGALNDPVMAPKMVEIIHRQSERLSELVEDLLELSRLEFREVSLKLTQVPLAVATARAADTVRPKAEGKGQVVSLHVPQNLLAVGDTRAVEQVLLNLLDNAVKYTPRGGRVDVYGAYEAGRCVVRVKDTGLGIEPKHLPRIFERFYRVDKGRSRDMGGTGLGLSIVKHLLQAMDGEVKVESQPNEGSTFTIFLPQAASSSAATG, from the coding sequence CTGCCCCTGCGCGCCACGCTCCTTCCGCTCCTCCTCCCGCCGCTCATCGTCGCGGTGCTCGTCGCCCTGTTGGACGGCCCCAAGGAGGTCGTCGCCGCGGCGCTCGTCGCGCTCGCCGGCTCCCTCATGTCCCTGGGGCTGAGCCGCGGCACGCTGCAGCGCCAGTTGGACCTGCTGGCGCGCCAGACGCGGGACCGCGCCGAGGGCAGCCCCGCCTCCGTCCCTCCACCGCCCGAGCGGCTGGAGGAGATGGCCGGGCTCGAGGGCGCCATTGATTCGCTCCACGCCCAAATGACGGCGCGCACCGCGCAGCTCAACCAGGAGGCCCGCACCCTCACCGCCGTGCTGGATGGCATGGCGGAGGGCGTCTGGGTGACGGACGCCGAGGGCACCGTGGTGCGCCACAACGACGCGCTCCGGGACTTCCTGCTGCCCACCACGGGCGGCCCCCTCACCGGGCAGCGCCCCCTGGCCGTCATCCGCAACGAAGCCCTGCACGACGCCGTGATTCGCGCCTGCCGGGACGGAGCGTCCAGCCACCTGGAGCTCACGCTGGAGGGGCTCTTCCCGCGCACGCTCTCCGTCCGCGTGACGCCGCTGGCCAAGGACCTGCCAGGCAGCGCCGCCGTCTTCCACGACATCACCGAGCTGCGCCGGCTGGAGAAGGTGCGCAAGGACTTCGTGGCCAACGTGTCGCACGAGCTGCGCACGCCCATCACCGCCGTCCGCGGCTACGCGGAGACGCTGCAGGGCGGCGCCCTCAATGACCCCGTCATGGCGCCGAAGATGGTGGAAATCATCCACCGCCAATCCGAGCGCCTGTCCGAGCTGGTGGAGGACCTGCTGGAGCTGTCCCGCCTGGAGTTTCGCGAGGTCAGCCTGAAGCTCACCCAGGTCCCCCTGGCCGTCGCCACCGCCCGCGCCGCGGACACCGTGCGGCCCAAGGCCGAGGGCAAGGGCCAGGTGGTTTCACTCCATGTCCCGCAGAATCTACTCGCGGTGGGGGACACCCGCGCCGTGGAGCAGGTGCTCCTCAATCTGTTGGACAACGCGGTGAAGTACACGCCCCGCGGCGGCCGGGTGGACGTCTACGGCGCGTATGAGGCGGGCCGCTGCGTGGTGCGGGTGAAGGACACGGGGCTGGGCATCGAGCCCAAGCACCTGCCTCGTATTTTCGAGCGCTTCTACCGGGTGGACAAGGGGCGCAGCCGGGACATGGGCGGCACCGGACTGGGCCTGTCCATCGTCAAGCACCTCCTCCAGGCCATGGACGGAGAGGTCAAGGTGGAGAGCCAACCCAACGAGGGGAGCACCTTCACGATTTTTCTGCCCCAGGCAGCTTCATCGAGCGCGGCGACGGGGTAG
- a CDS encoding response regulator translates to MSRILIIEDEQDLAGLVDYNLRAAGFETETANTGAGGLAKARAHPPDLVLLDLMLPDVAGSEVLRMLKADTELRKASVIIVSAKGQESDRVQGLELGADDYVVKPFSVRELLLRVKAVLRRADAEDGPSAVLASGDISLDTTRHQVRVKGEEVLLTALEFRLLRTLLERSDRVQTREVLLSDVWGIQAEIHTRTVDTHIKRLREKLGPAGDIIETVRGVGYKLSPP, encoded by the coding sequence ATGTCGCGCATCCTGATTATCGAGGACGAGCAGGACCTCGCCGGCCTCGTCGACTACAACCTGCGGGCCGCGGGCTTCGAAACGGAGACGGCGAACACCGGCGCCGGTGGGCTCGCCAAGGCCCGCGCCCACCCCCCCGACCTGGTGCTGCTGGACCTGATGCTGCCGGACGTGGCGGGCAGCGAGGTGCTGCGCATGCTCAAGGCGGATACGGAGCTGCGCAAGGCGTCCGTCATCATCGTCAGCGCCAAGGGCCAGGAGTCCGACCGCGTCCAGGGCCTGGAGCTGGGCGCGGACGACTACGTGGTGAAGCCCTTCTCCGTCCGCGAGCTGCTCCTGCGCGTCAAGGCGGTGCTGCGCCGCGCGGACGCCGAGGACGGCCCCTCCGCGGTGCTGGCCTCCGGCGACATCAGCCTGGACACCACCCGTCACCAGGTGCGCGTGAAGGGCGAGGAGGTGCTGCTCACCGCGCTCGAGTTCCGGCTGCTGCGCACGCTGCTGGAGCGCTCCGACCGGGTGCAGACGCGCGAGGTGCTGCTGTCGGACGTCTGGGGCATCCAGGCGGAAATCCACACGCGCACCGTGGACACGCACATCAAGCGGCTGCGCGAGAAGCTGGGACCGGCCGGCGACATCATCGAGACGGTGCGAGGCGTGGGCTACAAGCTCAGCCCCCCGTGA
- a CDS encoding tetratricopeptide repeat protein gives MHGHGRRLRGWALLLVLGLGARPGWSQPLFPEPVLSQLGPASPAITEAREQLDQGEFEKARRTILEGLDAPDLTDNQLVELYGLLGLTALYLGDEPQARDAYEKLLQARPDYELPRSAPPKLRALYARIREDIKSRRVRPVTLDVDPIPDPPGGEPLMVEATILDLALGARARLFYRRAGDEAYSSVDFAKERTPDGRTRERYRAVLPAYEIPSEAEPYEMEYYFEVADAAQRRLAGRGDSFQPLIFQVAPRALRAGAAADGGSRPWYKSPWLWVGVGAVAIGATAGIVALTSGEERGRVPITIRVAPPPP, from the coding sequence ATGCACGGACACGGCAGGCGGTTGCGCGGGTGGGCCCTCCTCCTGGTGCTGGGCCTGGGCGCCCGCCCGGGCTGGAGCCAGCCCCTCTTCCCAGAGCCCGTACTCTCCCAGCTCGGCCCTGCGAGCCCGGCCATCACCGAGGCTCGCGAGCAGCTCGACCAGGGCGAGTTCGAGAAGGCGCGGCGGACCATCCTGGAAGGGCTGGACGCTCCGGACCTCACCGACAATCAGTTGGTGGAGCTCTACGGCCTCCTGGGCCTGACGGCGCTGTACCTGGGCGACGAGCCCCAGGCGCGCGACGCCTACGAGAAGCTGCTCCAGGCGAGGCCGGACTACGAGCTGCCGCGCAGCGCCCCGCCCAAGCTGCGCGCCCTCTACGCGCGCATCCGCGAGGACATCAAGAGCCGGCGGGTCCGCCCCGTCACCCTGGACGTGGACCCCATCCCCGACCCGCCCGGTGGCGAGCCCCTCATGGTGGAGGCCACCATCCTGGACCTCGCCCTGGGCGCCCGCGCGCGCCTCTTCTACCGGCGCGCCGGCGATGAGGCCTACAGCTCGGTGGACTTCGCGAAGGAGCGCACGCCGGACGGCCGCACCCGCGAGCGCTACCGCGCGGTGCTCCCCGCCTACGAGATTCCCTCCGAGGCCGAGCCCTACGAGATGGAGTACTACTTCGAGGTCGCGGATGCGGCGCAGCGCCGGCTCGCGGGCCGGGGGGACTCCTTCCAGCCGCTCATCTTCCAGGTGGCGCCCCGGGCGCTGCGCGCGGGTGCCGCCGCCGACGGTGGCTCGCGCCCCTGGTACAAGAGCCCCTGGCTCTGGGTGGGCGTGGGCGCGGTGGCCATTGGCGCCACGGCCGGCATCGTGGCCCTGACCTCCGGCGAGGAGCGGGGCCGTGTTCCCATCACCATTCGCGTGGCCCCTCCGCCCCCATGA
- a CDS encoding YceD family protein encodes MLVKVDQIKETGLKLDEPIGLELLGDVLGGAASGEDTGFRATAPSTLKASLRKLSGGVLLEARFSVDVTSPCKRCVTDVSTTVPVSFTLNLVPESLARGDDFKDDDEKSMEKKERSQGESGGSFQLDDVDQEVFDGKSIDLDPIVREQLLLALPMNAVCREDCKGLCSQCGANRNEATCACDTKPVDPRLAPLKNIKLSN; translated from the coding sequence ATGCTCGTAAAGGTTGACCAAATCAAAGAGACAGGGCTGAAGCTGGATGAGCCCATCGGTCTCGAGCTGCTCGGTGACGTGCTGGGTGGCGCTGCCTCCGGCGAAGATACCGGTTTTCGGGCCACGGCCCCCTCCACATTGAAGGCGTCGCTGCGCAAGCTCAGCGGTGGCGTGCTGCTGGAGGCTCGGTTCTCCGTGGACGTGACGAGCCCCTGCAAGCGGTGCGTCACCGACGTGTCCACGACGGTGCCCGTGTCCTTCACGCTCAACCTGGTGCCGGAGTCGCTGGCTCGGGGCGACGACTTCAAGGACGACGACGAGAAGTCCATGGAGAAGAAGGAGCGCAGCCAGGGCGAGTCCGGCGGCTCCTTCCAACTGGATGACGTGGATCAGGAAGTCTTCGACGGGAAGAGCATCGACCTGGACCCCATCGTCCGGGAGCAGCTTCTGCTGGCCCTGCCGATGAACGCCGTGTGCCGGGAGGACTGCAAGGGCCTGTGCTCGCAGTGCGGCGCGAACCGCAACGAGGCCACCTGCGCCTGCGACACCAAGCCCGTGGACCCCCGGCTGGCGCCGCTGAAGAACATCAAGCTCAGCAACTGA
- the rpmF gene encoding 50S ribosomal protein L32 yields the protein MGVPKKRTSKMRRDRRRAANNNLRSAVQVTKCPNCKEPVMPHRACTSCGQYKGREVVAQAEA from the coding sequence GTGGGTGTCCCCAAGAAGCGTACTTCCAAGATGCGTCGTGACCGCCGTCGTGCGGCCAACAACAACCTGCGGAGCGCCGTGCAGGTGACCAAGTGCCCGAACTGCAAGGAGCCGGTGATGCCTCACCGCGCCTGCACGTCCTGCGGCCAGTACAAGGGCCGTGAGGTGGTTGCTCAGGCCGAGGCCTGA
- the plsX gene encoding phosphate acyltransferase PlsX, whose product MRLVLDAMGGDHAPAAPVEGAVLFARAHPGCQVLLVGDEAKVAPLLGKGRPPSNLEVHHASEVVEMDEHASTAFRRKRDSSLRVGFELVRDGRADALVSAGNSGAVMAGGLLTLGRLPGVERPAIAALFPALKGGGRCLLLDAGANVDCRPSHLAQFAVMGEAYVRARMGVARPRVAVLSNGEESSKGTPLTREASDLLRRSDLDFVGYVEGKDLFSGDVQVVVTDGFTGNVVLKTSEGVGMGVIGMLRQAIERRGGLAEKVGAMLLQPALAGLRRVVDYAEYGGAPLLGIQGVGIVAHGRSTPRALFNALGAALAMAEGGVQAELTRCIGRAAGWLPSVPKGKRATEAGVSD is encoded by the coding sequence ATGAGGCTGGTGCTGGATGCCATGGGCGGCGATCACGCGCCGGCCGCGCCGGTGGAGGGGGCGGTGCTCTTCGCGCGCGCCCACCCCGGCTGCCAGGTGCTCCTGGTGGGGGACGAGGCGAAGGTGGCGCCGCTGCTGGGCAAGGGCCGGCCTCCCTCCAATCTGGAGGTCCACCATGCCTCCGAGGTCGTGGAGATGGACGAGCACGCCTCCACGGCCTTCCGCCGCAAGCGCGACTCCTCCCTCCGGGTCGGCTTCGAGCTGGTGCGCGACGGCCGGGCGGACGCGCTGGTGTCGGCGGGCAACTCCGGGGCCGTCATGGCCGGGGGTCTGCTGACGCTGGGGCGGTTGCCGGGGGTGGAGCGGCCCGCCATCGCCGCGCTCTTCCCCGCCTTGAAAGGTGGGGGCCGCTGCCTGCTGCTGGACGCGGGGGCCAACGTGGACTGCCGCCCCTCGCACCTGGCCCAGTTCGCCGTCATGGGGGAGGCCTACGTGCGCGCCCGCATGGGCGTGGCCCGGCCCCGGGTGGCGGTGCTCTCCAATGGTGAGGAGTCCTCCAAGGGCACGCCGCTCACCCGGGAGGCCAGTGACCTGCTGCGCCGCTCGGACCTGGACTTCGTGGGCTACGTGGAGGGCAAGGACCTCTTCTCCGGCGACGTGCAGGTCGTGGTGACGGACGGCTTCACCGGAAATGTCGTCTTGAAGACGTCCGAGGGCGTGGGCATGGGCGTCATTGGCATGTTGCGTCAGGCGATTGAGCGGCGCGGCGGGCTGGCCGAGAAGGTGGGGGCGATGCTGCTCCAGCCAGCGCTGGCGGGCCTGCGCCGGGTGGTGGACTACGCTGAATATGGAGGGGCGCCGCTCCTCGGTATCCAGGGGGTGGGCATCGTCGCGCATGGACGTTCCACGCCCCGGGCCCTGTTCAACGCGCTGGGGGCCGCGCTGGCCATGGCGGAGGGCGGCGTCCAGGCGGAGTTGACGCGTTGCATCGGGCGGGCAGCGGGCTGGCTGCCGTCCGTGCCCAAGGGAAAAAGGGCGACAGAGGCGGGCGTTTCCGATTAG
- the fabD gene encoding ACP S-malonyltransferase: MSKVAFVFPGQGSQAVGMGKDLYEKFPEARAVFDAVDDALGEKLSTLCFEGPDEALKLTANTQPAILTVSLAVHAVFARRGPAPSFVAGHSLGEYSALVAAGAMSLADAVRAVRARGTFMQEAVPAGVGAMAAVLGLVPEKVKAACDAAAEGQVVSPANYNSPEQTVIAGDAAAVERAGVKCKEAGAKRVMPLPVSAPFHCALMAPVQPRLAEVLGRIQVSAPSVPVVTNVEARPNADASRVVPLLLEQVSSPVRWIECVEALKAEGVTRIIELGPGKVLVGLVKRITKDIELFNVEDSASLDKALAALGVAP; this comes from the coding sequence ATGTCGAAGGTCGCGTTCGTGTTCCCCGGGCAAGGCAGCCAGGCCGTGGGGATGGGCAAGGACCTGTATGAGAAGTTCCCCGAGGCCCGCGCCGTGTTCGACGCGGTGGATGACGCCCTGGGGGAGAAGCTCTCCACCCTCTGCTTCGAGGGTCCGGACGAGGCGCTGAAGCTCACGGCCAACACGCAGCCGGCCATCCTCACCGTGTCGCTGGCGGTGCACGCCGTGTTCGCCAGGCGCGGACCGGCGCCGTCCTTCGTCGCGGGCCACTCGCTGGGCGAGTACTCGGCGCTGGTGGCGGCGGGTGCCATGAGCCTGGCCGATGCGGTCCGGGCGGTGCGCGCGCGCGGCACCTTCATGCAGGAGGCGGTGCCCGCGGGCGTGGGCGCCATGGCCGCGGTGCTGGGCCTGGTTCCGGAGAAGGTCAAGGCGGCCTGCGACGCGGCGGCCGAGGGGCAGGTGGTGTCCCCCGCGAACTACAACTCGCCGGAGCAGACCGTGATTGCCGGCGACGCCGCGGCCGTGGAGCGCGCCGGGGTGAAGTGCAAGGAGGCGGGGGCCAAGCGCGTGATGCCGCTGCCCGTGTCCGCTCCCTTCCACTGCGCGCTGATGGCGCCGGTGCAGCCGCGGCTGGCGGAGGTGCTGGGCCGCATCCAGGTGTCCGCGCCCTCCGTGCCGGTGGTGACCAACGTGGAGGCCCGCCCCAACGCGGACGCCTCGCGCGTGGTGCCGCTGCTGCTGGAGCAGGTGAGCTCGCCGGTCCGCTGGATTGAGTGCGTGGAGGCGCTGAAGGCCGAGGGCGTCACCCGCATCATCGAGCTGGGGCCGGGCAAGGTGTTGGTGGGCTTGGTCAAGCGCATCACCAAGGACATCGAGCTGTTCAACGTCGAGGACTCCGCGAGCCTGGACAAGGCGCTCGCGGCACTGGGGGTGGCACCATGA